The Longimicrobium sp. genome includes a window with the following:
- a CDS encoding TIGR02677 family protein has product MHRTERLIVDDLLMRKVEEVSYLVAENAALYRPIVRFFHQRYESGETGWLWPSEVAAFVRAHHPHHDAYTEEACEAHLRQLESWRVVVSEHDVNQARTIEEFVRAARRYQISESARMIEEMLIRLSGQEGSRGSLDTTRLHRLREALLELDRLLAGVSVEHATADTLRALEGAWNAAEDARQEIREQAGRYLRELDHDRMPSAADLVVFLQYKRMLRDYLDEFALGLKDFVERTRDLFEDWAAAGTDARLVTLLARNERERKGDLRTEEELLAGFEGQLRALRGFSARGGDAEILHAKTTARVRALVEQIERVVTERRNALNRGRDLRLLAQAFQRSSNDEAHRLASRAFGWGTPRHTRDYSSSAAPELLERASVWHQPPWDVELHPRVRGNPSFRAVTALRDASLERAELRARMQEERREEARFWDDLFGTGELALEGLVLRSPGDRSRVVRLVRDCLRSPDRHVRLTDGSRVQILPPADPAAVAEVAAPDGYLYLRAFRLRRTEVAR; this is encoded by the coding sequence ATGCACCGCACCGAACGGTTAATTGTTGACGACCTCCTCATGCGAAAAGTGGAGGAAGTCAGCTATCTGGTCGCCGAGAACGCCGCGTTGTACCGCCCCATCGTGCGCTTCTTCCACCAGCGGTACGAGTCGGGCGAGACGGGGTGGCTCTGGCCGAGCGAGGTGGCTGCGTTCGTACGCGCCCATCACCCGCATCATGATGCGTATACGGAGGAGGCGTGCGAGGCGCACCTGCGGCAGCTGGAGAGCTGGCGCGTCGTCGTCTCCGAGCACGACGTGAACCAGGCGCGCACCATAGAGGAGTTCGTGCGCGCCGCGCGGCGCTACCAGATCAGCGAGAGCGCGCGGATGATCGAGGAGATGCTCATCCGCCTCAGCGGGCAGGAGGGCTCGCGCGGTTCGCTGGACACCACCCGGCTGCACCGCCTGCGCGAGGCGCTGCTGGAGCTGGACCGTCTCCTCGCCGGCGTCTCGGTCGAACACGCCACCGCCGACACGCTGCGCGCGCTGGAGGGCGCCTGGAACGCGGCGGAGGACGCGCGCCAGGAGATCCGCGAGCAGGCCGGCCGCTATCTGCGCGAGCTGGACCACGACCGCATGCCGTCCGCGGCGGACCTGGTGGTCTTCCTCCAGTACAAGCGCATGCTCCGCGACTACCTGGACGAGTTCGCGCTCGGGCTCAAGGACTTCGTGGAGCGCACCCGGGACCTCTTCGAGGACTGGGCCGCGGCGGGGACCGATGCGCGCCTGGTGACGCTTCTCGCCCGGAACGAACGCGAGCGCAAGGGCGATTTACGCACGGAGGAAGAGCTGCTCGCCGGGTTCGAGGGTCAGCTCCGCGCCCTCCGCGGCTTCTCGGCGCGCGGCGGCGACGCGGAGATCCTGCACGCCAAGACCACAGCGCGCGTCCGTGCGCTGGTGGAGCAGATCGAGCGGGTGGTGACGGAGCGCCGGAACGCGCTGAATCGCGGACGTGACCTGCGGCTGCTGGCCCAGGCGTTCCAGCGGTCGAGCAACGACGAGGCGCATCGCCTGGCGTCGCGCGCCTTCGGGTGGGGGACCCCGCGGCACACGCGCGACTACAGCTCCAGCGCTGCCCCCGAGCTGCTGGAGCGCGCGTCCGTCTGGCATCAGCCGCCCTGGGACGTGGAGCTGCACCCCCGCGTGCGCGGCAACCCCAGCTTCCGCGCCGTCACCGCCCTGCGCGACGCGAGCCTGGAGCGCGCGGAGCTGCGCGCGCGGATGCAGGAGGAGCGAAGGGAGGAGGCCCGCTTCTGGGACGACCTCTTCGGCACGGGCGAGCTGGCGCTGGAGGGGCTGGTGCTGCGCTCCCCCGGCGACCGCTCGCGCGTGGTGCGGCTGGTGCGCGACTGCCTTCGCTCCCCCGACCGTCACGTGCGGCTGACGGATGGGTCGCGCGTGCAGATCCTTCCGCCCGCAGACCCGGCGGCGGTGGCCGAGGTGGCGGCGCCGGACGGCTACCTGTACCTGCGCGCCTTCCGCCTGCGCCGCACGGAGGTGGCGCGGTGA
- a CDS encoding homoserine kinase has protein sequence MTMPTRATAFAPASTSNLAVGFDILGHPVGPMGDRVTVVCSDEPGVRVAGVTGALPTDPALNTATVGVLRMLEELRPGFGVEVHVHKGIPLGSGVGGSAASAVAGVVAFNALLPEPLPRIELFRYALLGEAVASGAVHGDNVAPSLFGGLVLVRSAEPADVAALPVPPSLRCAMALPRMRLDTRTARAVLPASYPLHTVIEQTANLAGVMAGLCTGDLALVGRSMRDVLVEPHRASLIPGFAHVRGAAMAAGALGCSISGGGPALVAWCDGDDAAEAVRAAMVDGFARHGLPAEGWTCPVNGPGAQVEEWA, from the coding sequence CGTGGGGCCGATGGGCGACCGTGTGACCGTCGTGTGCAGCGACGAGCCCGGCGTGCGGGTGGCCGGCGTCACGGGCGCGCTCCCCACCGATCCGGCGCTCAACACCGCCACCGTCGGCGTGCTGCGCATGCTGGAGGAGCTGCGCCCCGGGTTCGGCGTGGAGGTGCACGTGCACAAGGGGATCCCGCTGGGCTCCGGCGTCGGCGGGTCGGCGGCGTCGGCGGTGGCGGGGGTGGTCGCCTTCAACGCGCTCCTCCCCGAGCCGCTCCCGCGCATCGAGCTTTTCCGCTACGCGCTGCTGGGCGAGGCCGTCGCGAGCGGTGCGGTTCACGGCGACAACGTGGCGCCGTCGCTCTTCGGCGGCCTCGTCCTGGTGCGCTCCGCCGAGCCCGCGGATGTGGCGGCGCTGCCGGTGCCGCCCTCGCTCCGCTGCGCGATGGCCCTTCCGCGCATGCGGCTGGACACGCGGACGGCGCGCGCGGTGCTCCCCGCGAGCTACCCGCTCCACACCGTCATCGAGCAAACCGCGAACCTGGCGGGGGTGATGGCCGGCCTCTGCACCGGCGACCTCGCGCTCGTGGGCCGCTCGATGCGCGACGTGCTGGTGGAGCCCCACCGCGCGTCGCTGATCCCTGGCTTCGCCCACGTGCGCGGCGCGGCGATGGCGGCGGGCGCGCTGGGATGCTCCATCTCCGGCGGCGGCCCCGCCCTCGTCGCCTGGTGCGACGGCGACGATGCCGCCGAGGCCGTGCGCGCCGCGATGGTGGACGGCTTCGCGCGCCACGGCCTCCCCGCCGAGGGGTGGACCTGCCCCGTGAACGGACCCGGCGCCCAGGTGGAGGAGTGGGCGTGA
- a CDS encoding DinB family protein, with product MSDDSAPSTQVITPEALLEHWQGHRRLTRRVIDAFPEDQLSTYSLAGMRTFGEMAMELLAIAVPMVRGVLSQEWDTSFDRTTVAKDEILRQWDAATEEMNTLWPQIPLEKFREQMTAFGMYPGRASDLILYAIDNEIHHRGQGYVYLRSLGIEPPPFWER from the coding sequence ATGTCCGACGATTCCGCGCCGTCCACGCAGGTCATCACACCCGAAGCGCTGCTGGAGCACTGGCAGGGCCACCGCCGCCTCACGCGGCGCGTGATCGATGCGTTCCCGGAGGACCAGCTCTCTACCTATTCACTGGCCGGGATGCGCACCTTTGGCGAGATGGCGATGGAGCTGCTCGCCATCGCCGTGCCGATGGTGCGCGGGGTGCTAAGCCAGGAGTGGGACACCTCCTTCGACCGCACGACCGTCGCCAAGGACGAGATCCTCCGCCAGTGGGACGCCGCGACGGAGGAGATGAACACGCTCTGGCCGCAGATCCCGCTCGAGAAGTTCAGGGAGCAGATGACGGCGTTCGGCATGTACCCTGGCCGCGCATCGGACCTCATCCTGTACGCGATCGACAACGAGATCCACCACCGCGGCCAGGGCTACGTTTACCTGCGCTCGCTCGGAATCGAGCCGCCGCCGTTCTGGGAGCGCTGA
- a CDS encoding AAA family ATPase produces the protein MKEPNLMLHRLTLNGFKTIRRLEELELGPVNVLIGPNGAGKSNFVSFFRMLNRMMTPPGGLQLYVAKSGGGSTLLHSGPAISPEIEAALTFRTHGGASGYSFRLSHAAQDTLVFAEEKLGIAQSTRSEQVETWVKLGAGQQETRLMGVARENNILKTIRTFWSFLRDCAVYQFHNTSETARIRQRWSVTDSQHLKEDGANLAPFLLRIREQHPAHYQRITGTLRQIAPFFADFVLEPENATLLLRWREFGNDAVFGPHQASDGTLRAMALVALLLQPREELPAVIILDEPELGLHPRAISILAGLLQGASSHSQVIVATQSPVLLDHFEPGQVIVAEREGAESVFRRLDAEKLSSWLEEYTLSELWDKNVLGGRPR, from the coding sequence ATGAAAGAACCTAACCTGATGCTGCACCGGCTTACGCTGAACGGCTTCAAGACGATCCGCAGGCTGGAGGAGCTCGAGCTGGGGCCCGTCAACGTGCTGATCGGACCGAATGGGGCCGGCAAGTCGAACTTCGTGTCGTTCTTCCGGATGTTGAACCGGATGATGACACCGCCCGGCGGCCTTCAGCTGTACGTGGCGAAGTCGGGTGGAGGTAGCACACTGCTTCACAGCGGACCCGCCATTTCTCCCGAAATCGAGGCGGCACTTACCTTCAGGACCCACGGTGGGGCCAGTGGCTACTCCTTCCGGCTGTCCCACGCCGCACAGGACACACTGGTGTTCGCCGAGGAGAAGCTGGGGATCGCTCAGAGTACGCGTTCGGAACAGGTCGAGACGTGGGTCAAGCTGGGAGCAGGGCAGCAGGAGACGAGGCTCATGGGGGTTGCGCGAGAAAATAATATTCTTAAAACGATCCGCACCTTCTGGAGCTTCCTGCGGGATTGCGCCGTCTACCAGTTCCACAATACCTCCGAGACGGCTCGCATAAGACAGCGTTGGAGTGTTACGGATAGCCAGCATCTTAAGGAGGATGGCGCCAACCTCGCGCCGTTCCTGCTGCGTATTCGTGAGCAGCACCCTGCCCATTACCAGCGCATCACCGGTACGCTACGCCAGATTGCCCCCTTCTTCGCCGATTTCGTCCTGGAGCCGGAGAATGCCACGCTCCTCCTGCGATGGCGAGAGTTCGGCAATGACGCGGTCTTTGGGCCGCACCAGGCTTCCGATGGCACCCTCAGAGCCATGGCGCTTGTCGCGTTGCTGCTTCAGCCGAGGGAGGAGCTGCCCGCGGTGATCATCCTGGACGAGCCCGAGCTGGGTCTGCATCCGCGGGCGATCTCGATCCTTGCGGGGCTGCTTCAGGGGGCGTCCAGCCACAGTCAGGTTATCGTGGCAACGCAGTCGCCCGTGCTGCTGGACCACTTCGAGCCTGGTCAAGTGATCGTGGCCGAGCGCGAGGGCGCGGAGTCCGTGTTCCGGCGCCTCGACGCCGAAAAGCTCTCGTCCTGGCTGGAGGAGTACACGTTGTCGGAGCTGTGGGACAAGAACGTTCTGGGTGGAAGGCCCCGCTGA
- a CDS encoding TIGR02678 family protein yields MITSHALEDDVKACAEALIDRPIIAAADDRPLLEKIRRNGPALQNAFSRFTGWRLQTHTEFARLVKTPARAEASHGLAWARGSLDYALLAWVLWYGEHTSGRKFTVSQIAEEIRLRSGEEGVAAVDWSRRDQRLAARRVFRGLEEMGVLRLQDGSVDEWADRNGKEDALYAWGDAGWRLHVGIPAAELEALAEGRAAPPIVVPEGTDEIRLYRTLLLNPALFRRDDPAAFRLLDVPAQCEMVRSNLKKLTHWELEVTPEYARVLRPASSADAIQTPIPLAAGIAHVLLCFCGLLRDRFAEKRLVPAPGGGDAFLVDVGRIEQDVAELQSRFGAKWGKTLREQPVRSLAAELIVEMEAWGMLRRTGEDGQYLILPTAGRLTAHYEDDVVVGEDG; encoded by the coding sequence GTGATCACCTCCCACGCGCTGGAAGACGACGTCAAGGCGTGCGCCGAGGCGCTGATCGACCGGCCCATCATCGCCGCGGCGGACGACCGGCCGCTCCTGGAGAAGATCCGCCGCAATGGACCCGCTCTCCAGAACGCCTTCTCCCGCTTCACCGGCTGGCGGCTGCAGACGCACACCGAGTTCGCGCGGCTGGTGAAGACGCCGGCCCGCGCCGAGGCGTCGCACGGGCTGGCGTGGGCCCGCGGCTCGCTCGACTACGCGCTGCTCGCATGGGTGCTCTGGTATGGCGAGCACACCAGCGGGCGGAAGTTCACGGTCTCGCAGATCGCCGAAGAGATCCGCCTGCGCAGCGGGGAAGAGGGTGTCGCCGCCGTGGATTGGAGCCGGCGCGACCAGCGTCTCGCCGCCCGCCGGGTCTTCCGCGGCTTGGAGGAGATGGGCGTCCTGCGGCTGCAGGACGGGAGCGTGGACGAGTGGGCGGACCGCAACGGCAAGGAGGACGCGCTGTACGCTTGGGGCGACGCGGGGTGGCGGCTCCACGTCGGCATCCCCGCCGCGGAGCTGGAGGCGCTCGCCGAGGGCCGCGCGGCACCGCCCATCGTCGTGCCCGAGGGAACGGACGAGATCCGCCTGTACCGGACCCTCCTGCTCAACCCGGCCCTCTTCCGGCGCGACGACCCAGCCGCCTTCCGCCTGCTGGACGTCCCCGCCCAGTGCGAGATGGTGCGGAGCAACCTGAAGAAGCTCACCCACTGGGAGCTGGAAGTCACGCCGGAGTACGCGCGCGTGCTGCGCCCCGCCAGCTCCGCCGACGCGATCCAGACGCCCATCCCGCTCGCCGCGGGCATCGCCCACGTACTCCTTTGCTTCTGTGGACTCCTGCGCGACCGGTTCGCCGAGAAGCGGCTGGTGCCTGCGCCAGGCGGTGGTGACGCGTTCCTGGTTGACGTAGGCCGCATCGAGCAGGACGTGGCCGAGCTGCAGTCGCGCTTCGGCGCGAAGTGGGGAAAGACGTTGCGCGAGCAGCCGGTGCGCTCGCTCGCCGCGGAGCTGATCGTGGAGATGGAGGCGTGGGGGATGCTGCGCCGCACCGGCGAGGATGGGCAGTATCTCATCCTTCCCACGGCCGGGCGATTGACGGCGCATTACGAAGACGATGTGGTTGTCGGTGAAGATGGTTGA
- the thrC gene encoding threonine synthase, with amino-acid sequence MRYHSTRDPAHSATLSEAISRGLAPDGGLYVPESFPSFSDADFAGADTLPEVAARLLAPFFAGDALAPALGEICREAFDFPVPLKELRGSTAVLELFHGPTAAFKDVGARFLAGCLSRIAAEDARPLTLLVATSGDTGGAVAAAFHGRPGVEVAVLFPAGMVSPRQEKQLTSWGGNVRAFAVRGDFDACQRLVKGAMADPELRARRRLSSANSINVGRLLPQMAYYAWASLEYRALHGVAPGFVVPSGNLGNAAAAMWACRCGLPVREVVLATNANPAVTAFFGGAPWTPHPTLATLATAMDVGSASNMERLLHLFGGEAGTRSALRAFLVDDDEIRRVIRDGPASWGEIWDPHTAVAIAVLERLDAPHWIVVSTAHPAKFEAVVEPLIGRPVSVPPDLARLLDRPGHAEPLDPELEVFKATLELPPVHGAARHGR; translated from the coding sequence GTGAGGTACCACAGCACGCGCGACCCCGCCCACTCCGCCACCCTCTCGGAGGCGATCTCGCGCGGACTGGCTCCCGATGGCGGCCTCTACGTGCCCGAGTCCTTCCCGTCGTTCAGCGACGCGGACTTCGCGGGCGCCGACACGCTCCCCGAGGTCGCCGCGCGGCTCCTGGCGCCCTTCTTCGCGGGCGACGCGCTCGCCCCGGCGCTGGGCGAAATCTGCCGCGAGGCGTTCGACTTTCCCGTGCCGCTCAAGGAGCTGCGCGGGAGCACGGCCGTGCTGGAGCTCTTCCACGGGCCCACGGCGGCGTTCAAGGACGTGGGCGCGCGCTTCCTGGCCGGGTGCCTGTCGCGCATCGCCGCCGAAGACGCGCGCCCGCTCACCCTCCTCGTCGCCACCTCGGGCGACACGGGGGGCGCGGTGGCGGCCGCCTTCCACGGGCGGCCGGGCGTGGAGGTGGCCGTCCTATTCCCCGCGGGGATGGTGTCGCCCCGCCAGGAGAAGCAGCTCACCTCGTGGGGCGGCAACGTGCGCGCCTTCGCCGTGCGCGGCGACTTCGACGCCTGTCAGCGGCTGGTCAAGGGCGCCATGGCCGATCCGGAGCTGCGCGCGCGCCGCAGGCTGTCGTCCGCCAACAGCATCAACGTGGGCCGGCTCCTGCCGCAGATGGCCTACTACGCGTGGGCATCGCTCGAGTACCGCGCGCTGCACGGCGTCGCGCCCGGCTTCGTCGTCCCCTCCGGCAACCTGGGGAACGCGGCCGCCGCGATGTGGGCGTGCCGCTGCGGCCTGCCCGTGCGCGAAGTTGTGCTCGCCACCAACGCCAACCCCGCCGTCACCGCCTTCTTCGGCGGCGCCCCCTGGACCCCGCACCCCACCCTCGCCACCCTCGCGACGGCGATGGACGTGGGGAGCGCCAGCAACATGGAGCGCCTCCTCCACCTGTTCGGCGGCGAGGCCGGGACGCGCTCCGCCCTCCGCGCCTTTCTCGTGGACGACGACGAGATCCGCCGCGTGATCCGCGACGGCCCCGCCTCCTGGGGCGAGATCTGGGACCCGCACACCGCCGTCGCCATCGCCGTGCTCGAGCGGCTCGATGCGCCGCACTGGATCGTCGTCTCCACCGCCCACCCCGCCAAGTTCGAGGCCGTCGTGGAGCCGCTGATCGGCCGGCCCGTCTCCGTCCCCCCCGACCTCGCGCGGCTCTTGGACCGCCCCGGCCACGCCGAGCCGCTCGATCCCGAGCTGGAGGTCTTCAAGGCCACGCTGGAACTCCCTCCGGTGCACGGCGCGGCGCGGCACGGCCGATGA
- a CDS encoding YhcG family protein: protein MFNMIRFAEVFPEPETVQSLIAQLGWTHFLHLIAIEDPLKRDFYAEMCRVEHWSTRTLAAKIQSMLYERTALSRKPDAVIRQELDQLRSEGALTPELVFKDPYLLDFLGLADHYSERDLEAALLREIERFLLELGSGFAFVERQKRITLDGDDYYMDLLFFHRKLRRLIVIELKLGAFKPADSGQVELYLRWLDRHERQPGEDTPLAIILCAGKKQETVEYLNLGRSGIHVAEYITELPPRELLRERLHQAVAAARSRLEHRSVNGDAPA from the coding sequence CTGTTCAACATGATCCGCTTCGCGGAGGTGTTCCCAGAACCCGAAACTGTGCAATCACTGATTGCACAGTTGGGGTGGACCCACTTCCTCCACCTCATCGCAATCGAGGACCCACTGAAGCGAGACTTCTACGCCGAGATGTGCCGCGTCGAGCACTGGAGCACGCGCACACTGGCCGCGAAGATCCAATCGATGCTGTACGAGCGCACCGCCCTCTCGCGAAAGCCAGACGCAGTCATAAGGCAGGAGCTGGACCAACTGCGGTCTGAGGGAGCGCTGACGCCCGAGCTCGTCTTCAAGGACCCTTATCTGCTCGATTTCCTCGGACTGGCGGACCACTACAGCGAACGTGACCTCGAGGCGGCCCTCCTGCGAGAGATCGAGCGCTTCCTTCTCGAGCTCGGTTCGGGCTTCGCATTCGTTGAGCGGCAGAAACGCATCACGCTCGACGGGGACGACTACTACATGGATCTCCTCTTCTTCCACCGGAAGCTGAGGCGCCTCATCGTAATCGAACTGAAGCTGGGTGCGTTCAAGCCGGCCGACTCCGGGCAGGTGGAGCTTTATCTTCGCTGGCTTGATCGCCACGAGCGCCAGCCTGGCGAGGATACCCCGCTCGCGATCATCCTGTGCGCGGGAAAGAAGCAGGAGACGGTCGAGTACCTCAATCTCGGCCGCAGCGGAATACACGTTGCCGAGTACATCACGGAGCTGCCGCCGCGCGAGTTGCTGCGCGAGCGGCTTCACCAGGCGGTCGCCGCCGCACGCTCTCGCCTGGAACATCGGAGCGTGAATGGCGATGCGCCTGCATGA
- a CDS encoding DUF1016 N-terminal domain-containing protein, translating into MSPSKKLPKRETAIAAPVTLGEEVRELIRTARQQVAQVVNAGLTLLHWRIGDRILREILRGERAEYGAEVPRFRAISRRNSAVALDRATCST; encoded by the coding sequence ATGAGTCCGTCGAAGAAGCTTCCCAAGCGCGAGACCGCCATCGCGGCACCGGTCACACTGGGTGAGGAGGTCCGGGAGTTGATCCGGACCGCCCGGCAGCAGGTGGCGCAGGTGGTGAACGCTGGCCTCACGCTCCTTCACTGGCGGATCGGCGACCGTATCTTGCGGGAGATCCTGCGGGGCGAACGCGCCGAGTACGGGGCGGAGGTCCCGCGCTTTCGCGCGATCTCCAGGCGGAATTCGGCCGTGGCTTTGGACCGCGCAACCTGTTCAACATGA